One Alkaliphilus sp. B6464 genomic window carries:
- a CDS encoding electron transfer flavoprotein subunit alpha/FixB family protein yields MSLADYKGVLVYIEQRNREIQKVSIELLGKGKEIADKLGEKLSAVIIGYDVKNLAQELIYYGAERVIVVDDKILENFITEPYTKAFTAVINEEKPEVVLVGATSIGRDLAPRVSARIHTGLTADCTSLDIDKETKQLLMTRPAFGGNIMATIICPDHRPQMSTVRPGVMLKPHKDTSRTGEIINFDAGLLPTDLNIEILEIVKEDKKKVNIEDAKLLISAGRGIGSKENMAYLYELAEELKGEVSGSRAVIDNGWLDKERQVGQTGRTVRPDLYFACGISGAIQHVAGMEESELIIAINKNPDAAIFEVADIGIVGDVSKVIPLLTEEIKKLKFE; encoded by the coding sequence ATGAGTTTAGCAGATTACAAAGGTGTTTTAGTATATATTGAGCAAAGAAATAGAGAAATTCAAAAGGTTTCTATTGAGCTATTAGGGAAAGGAAAAGAAATCGCAGATAAGCTTGGGGAAAAGTTAAGTGCAGTAATTATCGGTTATGATGTTAAAAATCTGGCACAGGAGTTAATATATTATGGAGCTGAAAGAGTAATAGTTGTTGACGATAAAATTCTTGAAAATTTTATTACAGAGCCATATACAAAGGCTTTTACAGCAGTTATTAATGAAGAAAAGCCAGAAGTTGTATTGGTAGGTGCTACTTCTATAGGGAGAGATTTAGCTCCTAGAGTTTCTGCAAGAATCCATACAGGACTTACGGCTGATTGTACTTCGTTAGATATAGATAAGGAAACAAAACAGCTACTTATGACAAGACCAGCATTTGGTGGAAATATAATGGCGACAATAATATGTCCTGACCATAGACCACAGATGTCTACAGTAAGACCTGGGGTTATGCTAAAACCTCATAAGGATACAAGTAGAACAGGGGAGATTATAAACTTTGATGCTGGATTACTTCCTACTGATTTAAATATAGAAATTCTTGAGATTGTAAAAGAAGACAAAAAGAAGGTTAATATAGAAGATGCTAAATTACTTATATCTGCCGGTAGAGGTATAGGTTCAAAAGAAAATATGGCTTATTTATATGAACTGGCAGAAGAACTCAAAGGAGAAGTATCGGGATCTCGTGCAGTAATAGACAATGGATGGCTTGACAAAGAAAGACAAGTAGGTCAGACTGGAAGAACTGTAAGACCAGACCTATACTTTGCTTGTGGTATATCTGGAGCTATACAGCACGTTGCTGGTATGGAGGAATCAGAGCTTATAATAGCTATAAACAAAAATCCTGATGCTGCAATATTTGAAGTTGCAGATATTGGAATAGTAGGAGATGTTTCAAAAGTAATACCACTTCTTACTGAGGAAATAAAAAAACTTAAATTTGAATAA
- a CDS encoding electron transfer flavoprotein subunit beta/FixA family protein gives MKIVVCIKQVPDTTEVKLDQKTGTLIREGVPSIINPDDKSGLEAALRLKDEHGAEVTVITMGPPQADLALREAIAMGADRAILLTDKAFAGADTWATSSALAGAIRNMEYDLIIAGRQAIDGDTAQVGPQIAEHLNIPSVTYALDMELVDKGIIVKRAFEDGYHKIKVNTPCLITTLKEMNEARYMRISGIYDAYKEDKVEVWTVNDIEVDHSNLGLKGSPTKVKKSFTKGVKTAGKVFDVEAKEAAQIIVDKLKEKYIIS, from the coding sequence ATGAAAATAGTTGTTTGTATAAAGCAAGTTCCAGATACAACGGAAGTTAAATTAGATCAAAAAACTGGAACCCTTATTCGTGAAGGAGTTCCATCCATAATAAATCCAGATGATAAAAGTGGTCTTGAAGCAGCTTTAAGATTAAAAGATGAGCATGGAGCGGAAGTTACTGTTATTACAATGGGACCTCCCCAAGCAGATTTAGCACTTAGAGAAGCTATTGCTATGGGAGCAGACAGAGCTATACTCCTTACTGATAAAGCTTTTGCAGGAGCTGATACATGGGCCACTTCATCAGCCTTAGCAGGTGCTATTAGAAACATGGAATATGATTTGATTATAGCTGGCAGACAAGCAATAGATGGAGATACCGCTCAGGTTGGACCTCAAATAGCAGAACATTTAAATATTCCATCTGTTACATATGCCTTAGATATGGAACTTGTAGACAAGGGGATAATAGTAAAAAGAGCTTTTGAAGATGGCTATCACAAAATAAAGGTTAATACACCATGTCTTATAACTACACTTAAGGAAATGAATGAAGCAAGATACATGAGGATTTCAGGTATATATGACGCTTATAAAGAAGATAAGGTGGAAGTGTGGACAGTTAATGATATAGAAGTAGATCATAGTAATCTTGGACTTAAAGGTTCTCCTACTAAAGTAAAAAAATCCTTTACTAAGGGAGTTAAGACAGCAGGGAAGGTATTTGATGTAGAAGCTAAAGAAGCGGCTCAAATAATAGTGGATAAATTAAAAGAAAAATATATTATTTCCTAA
- a CDS encoding acyl-CoA dehydrogenase: MEFGFSKEHVLLKQMYREFAENEVKPLAAEIDEEERFPVETINKMVKSGFMGIPFPKKYGGESGDNIGYAIAVEELSRVCATTGVILSAHVSLGAHPIYEFGTEEQKQKYLIPLAKGEKLGAFALTEPNAGTDASAQQTTAVLDGDSYILNGSKIFITNAGYAQTYIIMAMTDKSAGTRGISAFIVDADTEGFTVGPKEKKLGIKGSSTCELIFENCRVPKENLIGKEGMGFKVAMKTLDGGRIGIAAQALGIAQGALDETISYVKERIQFGKPISAFQNTQFQLADMASKIEASRLLVYKAAYNKDKGLPYSYEAAMAKLVAAETAMEVTTKAVQLHGGYGYTREYPVERMMRDAKITEIYEGTSEVQRMVISASLLK; encoded by the coding sequence ATGGAATTTGGTTTCTCGAAAGAGCATGTTCTACTTAAGCAAATGTATAGAGAATTTGCTGAAAATGAAGTAAAACCTTTGGCAGCAGAAATAGATGAAGAAGAGAGGTTTCCTGTAGAAACTATTAACAAAATGGTTAAATCAGGATTTATGGGTATACCATTCCCTAAAAAATATGGTGGAGAAAGTGGAGACAATATTGGATATGCTATAGCTGTCGAAGAACTTTCAAGGGTTTGCGCTACAACAGGAGTTATATTATCTGCCCATGTTTCATTAGGTGCTCATCCTATATACGAGTTTGGAACAGAAGAGCAGAAACAAAAGTATCTAATTCCTCTAGCAAAAGGAGAAAAACTAGGAGCTTTTGCTCTTACGGAGCCTAATGCTGGAACTGATGCTTCTGCACAGCAAACTACAGCCGTACTAGATGGTGACAGTTATATTCTTAATGGATCAAAAATATTTATAACTAATGCAGGATATGCTCAAACCTATATAATTATGGCTATGACAGATAAATCGGCAGGAACTAGAGGAATATCAGCTTTTATAGTAGATGCAGATACAGAAGGATTTACAGTAGGGCCTAAGGAGAAAAAGTTAGGAATTAAAGGATCTTCTACTTGCGAGCTTATATTTGAAAATTGTAGAGTACCTAAGGAAAATCTGATAGGTAAAGAGGGTATGGGATTTAAAGTTGCTATGAAAACCCTTGATGGAGGAAGAATTGGCATAGCAGCCCAAGCTCTAGGAATAGCACAAGGTGCCTTAGATGAAACTATAAGTTATGTTAAAGAAAGAATTCAATTTGGAAAGCCTATATCAGCCTTCCAAAATACACAATTTCAATTGGCAGATATGGCATCAAAGATTGAGGCTTCAAGACTTTTAGTATATAAGGCTGCTTACAATAAGGATAAGGGACTGCCATATTCCTATGAAGCAGCTATGGCTAAATTAGTTGCAGCAGAGACAGCTATGGAAGTTACTACCAAAGCAGTTCAGCTTCATGGTGGATACGGATATACAAGAGAATATCCAGTTGAGAGAATGATGAGAGATGCAAAAATAACAGAAATATATGAAGGTACTTCTGAAGTACAAAGAATGGTAATATCAGCAAGTTTATTAAAATAG
- a CDS encoding TrkH family potassium uptake protein, producing MNYGIVLRVLGNILIVESLLMLPALTIAFYMNGQDKMAFLITIIVTGTIGFIMSKKASNKNNINAREGLAIVAFGWLLASLFGALPFYISGSIPKFIDAFFETVSGLTTTGSSILSNVEGLPHGALFWRSFTHWIGGMGILVFTIALLPALGIGGFQIFKAESPGPIAGKIAPRIKDTAKILYVTYFSITILHIIFLRLGGMNLFDSILHAFGSVGTGGFGIKNNSVAFYESSYIHIVIGIFMVLSGVNFSLYYSLFKGKWKEVIQDEELKLYLTIVSVAVLLIAINLFMTSYESIFIALRDSFFQVGSIITTTGYTTADFDMWPTFSKAILFTLMFIGGCAGSTAGGMKVIRILILIKLIKRDVAKIFHPRAFISIKNGGKTIPNETIVSINTFFALYLMIFVLSTILVSLEGLDLVSASSSVAATLGNIGPGLGFVGPTRNFGEFTFASKALFSLLMLLGRLEIFTIIALVVPKDWTREV from the coding sequence GTGAATTATGGGATCGTGCTAAGGGTACTAGGTAACATCCTTATAGTTGAGTCTTTACTGATGTTGCCAGCCCTAACTATAGCTTTTTATATGAATGGGCAGGATAAAATGGCATTTCTCATTACTATAATAGTAACAGGTACAATAGGATTTATAATGTCTAAAAAAGCTTCCAATAAGAATAATATTAACGCGAGGGAAGGGTTAGCTATAGTAGCCTTTGGATGGCTACTGGCTTCTTTATTTGGAGCGCTTCCTTTTTATATATCTGGAAGCATACCTAAATTTATAGATGCATTTTTTGAAACAGTTTCAGGTTTAACAACTACGGGTTCATCAATACTAAGTAATGTAGAAGGTCTTCCACACGGTGCTTTATTTTGGAGATCCTTTACTCATTGGATAGGCGGAATGGGAATATTAGTTTTTACTATCGCTCTGCTTCCTGCCTTGGGGATAGGTGGATTTCAAATATTTAAAGCAGAAAGTCCAGGTCCTATTGCAGGAAAAATAGCGCCGAGAATAAAGGATACGGCAAAAATTTTATATGTAACATATTTTTCAATCACCATATTACACATTATATTTCTAAGATTAGGTGGAATGAATTTATTTGATTCTATTCTCCATGCTTTTGGTTCTGTAGGAACCGGAGGATTTGGTATAAAAAATAATAGTGTTGCCTTCTATGAAAGCTCATATATTCATATTGTAATAGGGATTTTTATGGTATTATCAGGAGTAAACTTCTCTTTGTACTACTCCTTGTTTAAGGGTAAATGGAAGGAGGTAATACAAGACGAGGAGCTTAAGCTTTACTTAACTATAGTTTCTGTAGCAGTTCTACTTATTGCTATTAATCTTTTTATGACATCCTATGAAAGTATTTTTATAGCCCTTAGGGATTCTTTCTTCCAAGTAGGCTCAATTATAACTACTACAGGATATACTACTGCAGATTTTGATATGTGGCCTACATTTAGTAAGGCTATATTATTTACTCTTATGTTTATAGGTGGTTGTGCTGGTTCTACAGCAGGTGGAATGAAGGTTATTAGAATATTAATTTTAATTAAACTTATTAAGAGAGATGTTGCAAAGATATTTCACCCTAGAGCTTTTATCTCAATAAAGAATGGTGGCAAAACAATTCCAAACGAAACAATAGTTAGTATAAATACATTTTTTGCTTTATATCTTATGATATTTGTACTGTCAACTATTTTGGTATCATTAGAAGGACTAGATCTTGTAAGTGCATCTAGTTCTGTGGCAGCTACCTTAGGCAATATTGGCCCTGGACTTGGCTTTGTTGGACCTACTAGAAACTTTGGTGAATTTACTTTTGCAAGTAAAGCATTATTTTCTCTTTTAATGTTATTAGGTAGGCTAGAAATATTTACTATAATTGCTTTAGTAGTGCCAAAAGACTGGACTAGGGAAGTTTAA
- the trkA gene encoding Trk system potassium transporter TrkA has translation MKVMIVGAGKLGQKLAESLVLEDIDVTLVDYNAKILERINEHIDVLTVTASGVDIGILKELNIKSYDLLVACTKGDETNTVICSLAKRLGCKKTIARIRNPEYTKQLDFVKKEMGIDHIVNPEFETAKAMEKYLLKNFSFYTGDFAKGKVTMLDFNIGHNEDFVGKYIKDLKNFSGFLITAISRNGKIIIPNGFTELMEDDIIHVIGKSADIARLSVKFEKGINRKEIENVMIFGGGKVGYYLAKRLTEANISVTVIEQDKIRCQELAEKLDNVLVIHGDGTDIHLLEEENLESMDAFVGATGYDEQNLLMALMAKHAGVSKTIAKFSRQNYTKIIDKLGIEVALNPVYITASNILKYIRGGKVVSVSLLLGGDGEVTEIIVGEDLPFTGKPLAELNLPKGIIIGAIVHNGEVIIPNGESVIHPGDRIIIFSLTEDLPTLKMFIKSHKGGIFSELWDRAKGTR, from the coding sequence ATGAAGGTTATGATAGTAGGTGCCGGAAAGCTAGGCCAAAAATTGGCAGAGTCATTGGTATTGGAAGATATAGATGTAACATTAGTTGACTACAATGCGAAGATACTAGAGAGAATAAATGAACATATAGATGTTTTGACAGTTACCGCTAGTGGAGTAGATATAGGGATTTTAAAGGAACTAAATATTAAAAGCTATGATTTACTAGTGGCATGTACTAAGGGAGATGAGACAAATACAGTTATATGCTCCTTGGCCAAAAGATTAGGCTGTAAAAAAACAATAGCCAGAATAAGAAATCCAGAATATACTAAGCAATTGGATTTTGTAAAAAAAGAGATGGGTATTGATCATATTGTTAATCCAGAATTTGAAACGGCCAAGGCTATGGAAAAATATCTATTAAAGAACTTTAGTTTTTATACTGGAGATTTTGCCAAAGGCAAAGTTACTATGTTAGATTTTAACATTGGACATAATGAAGACTTTGTTGGAAAATACATTAAGGATCTTAAAAACTTTAGTGGCTTTTTAATAACTGCCATATCTAGAAATGGTAAAATTATAATTCCAAATGGATTTACAGAGTTAATGGAGGACGATATTATACATGTAATAGGAAAAAGTGCTGATATAGCAAGGTTAAGTGTTAAATTTGAAAAGGGTATAAATAGAAAAGAAATAGAAAATGTGATGATATTTGGTGGAGGAAAAGTAGGGTACTATTTAGCTAAAAGACTTACGGAAGCTAATATTTCGGTAACGGTTATAGAACAAGATAAAATTCGGTGTCAAGAGTTAGCTGAAAAACTAGATAATGTTTTAGTAATACATGGAGATGGGACAGATATACATCTATTGGAGGAAGAAAACCTAGAATCCATGGATGCTTTCGTTGGAGCAACAGGCTATGATGAACAAAATCTACTAATGGCTCTAATGGCTAAACATGCAGGGGTATCAAAAACTATAGCAAAGTTTAGTAGACAAAATTATACTAAGATTATTGATAAACTAGGCATAGAGGTGGCTTTAAACCCTGTTTATATTACTGCTTCTAATATATTAAAATATATTAGAGGTGGTAAAGTAGTGTCCGTCTCATTATTGCTAGGAGGAGACGGGGAGGTAACAGAGATTATTGTAGGAGAGGATCTTCCTTTTACAGGGAAGCCATTGGCAGAACTTAATCTACCTAAGGGTATTATAATAGGTGCTATAGTTCATAATGGAGAAGTCATTATTCCTAATGGAGAATCTGTTATACATCCTGGGGATAGAATTATTATATTCAGCTTAACTGAAGATCTACCTACTTTGAAAATGTTTATTAAGTCGCACAAGGGAGGTATTTTTAGTGAATTATGGGATCGTGCTAAGGGTACTAGGTAA
- a CDS encoding ABC-F family ATP-binding cassette domain-containing protein, whose amino-acid sequence MINVNNLSIGFQGQKLFDDVNLKFTPGNCYGVIGANGAGKSTFLRILSGEIEPNTGDVSIAPNTRMSVLKQDHYEYDQNEVIQTVIMGNKRLYEIMVEKDAIYAKEDFTDEDGIRASELEGEFAEMDGWSAESEASSLLQGLGIGTELHYKKMADLTGTEKVKVLLAQALFGKPGILILDEPTNHLDIAAVNWLQNFLGDFEGTVLVVSHDRHFLNEVCTHMVDIDFGKIKMFVGNYDFWYESSQLALQMMKDQNKKKEDKIKELQAFIARFSANASKSKQATSRKKLLEKISLDDIQPSTRRYPFVGFTMEREVGNDILLVDNLSKTIDGVKVLDNVSFIVNKGDKIAFIGDNEIAITTLFKILMGEIEPDSGTVKWGVTITNSYFPKDNSEFFNDVDLNLIDWLRQFSVEQSEIYLRGFLGRMLFSGDEALKKVKVLSGGEKVRCMLSKMMLANANVLLLDQPTNHLDLESITSVNNGLRDYKSNVLFTSHDHQFIQTIANRIIEITSTGYNDRVMTYEEYIEAFLNK is encoded by the coding sequence TTGATAAATGTAAATAATTTAAGTATAGGATTTCAAGGACAAAAGCTATTTGATGATGTTAATTTAAAGTTTACACCTGGAAACTGCTATGGTGTAATTGGTGCTAATGGAGCTGGAAAGAGTACCTTTTTAAGAATATTATCAGGTGAAATAGAGCCAAATACTGGTGATGTATCTATTGCTCCTAATACACGTATGTCTGTTTTAAAACAGGACCACTATGAATATGACCAAAATGAAGTTATACAAACAGTTATTATGGGTAACAAAAGACTTTATGAAATTATGGTAGAAAAGGACGCTATCTATGCTAAAGAAGATTTCACAGATGAAGATGGAATAAGAGCATCAGAGCTTGAAGGTGAATTTGCAGAGATGGATGGCTGGAGTGCAGAATCTGAAGCATCATCTTTACTACAAGGTTTAGGTATAGGTACAGAGCTTCATTATAAGAAGATGGCAGATTTAACTGGTACTGAAAAGGTTAAGGTCCTACTTGCCCAAGCCCTATTTGGCAAACCTGGTATTCTTATTTTGGACGAGCCTACCAACCATTTAGATATTGCTGCTGTAAATTGGTTGCAAAACTTTTTAGGCGATTTTGAAGGAACTGTTTTAGTAGTATCCCACGATAGACATTTTCTTAATGAAGTATGTACCCATATGGTAGATATAGATTTTGGTAAAATTAAAATGTTTGTAGGAAACTATGATTTCTGGTATGAATCAAGCCAGTTAGCTCTTCAAATGATGAAAGATCAAAATAAGAAAAAAGAAGATAAAATAAAAGAACTACAAGCCTTTATCGCTAGATTTAGTGCAAATGCATCTAAATCTAAACAAGCTACCTCTCGTAAAAAATTACTAGAAAAGATATCTTTAGATGATATTCAGCCTTCTACCAGAAGATATCCTTTTGTAGGCTTTACTATGGAAAGAGAAGTAGGGAATGACATTTTGTTAGTAGACAATTTATCCAAAACTATAGATGGTGTAAAGGTGCTTGATAACGTTAGCTTTATAGTAAATAAGGGCGATAAAATTGCCTTTATAGGAGATAATGAAATAGCGATTACAACTTTATTTAAAATATTAATGGGTGAAATAGAACCTGATAGTGGTACAGTAAAGTGGGGAGTAACAATTACAAATTCTTATTTCCCTAAAGATAACTCTGAGTTTTTCAATGACGTAGATTTAAATCTTATAGATTGGTTGCGTCAATTCTCTGTAGAACAGTCTGAAATATATTTACGTGGATTTTTAGGTAGAATGCTATTCTCTGGGGATGAGGCATTAAAGAAAGTTAAAGTTCTATCTGGTGGAGAAAAGGTTAGATGTATGTTATCTAAAATGATGCTAGCTAATGCTAACGTTTTATTATTAGATCAACCTACAAATCATTTAGACCTAGAATCTATAACCTCTGTAAATAACGGACTAAGAGATTATAAGAGTAATGTTTTATTTACATCCCACGACCATCAATTTATACAAACCATAGCTAATAGAATAATTGAAATAACATCTACTGGTTACAATGATAGAGTTATGACATATGAAGAGTACATTGAGGCTTTTCTTAATAAATAG
- a CDS encoding RtcB family protein: MIEINGKYNNAIVYTKNIEEGAVKQIENLLNQEFIKGSKIRIMPDVHSGAGCTIGTTMTIDDKIVPNLVGVDIGCGIEAIKIKNRNIELQKLDKLIYSKIPCGFNIRDKEHKFNDEIDLNELKCKSKVNINRARRSIGTLGGGNHFIEANKDSKGNIYISIHSGSRHLGHEVASLYQEEAYKSTNNTKEDIPKALAYVSGQLFEDYIHDMKIVQLFAELNRKAMIQEIIKGMKLDVVEQFTTIHNYIDTENMILRKGAVSAKYGEKLLIPINMRDGSLICIGKGNENWNFSAPHGAGRLMSRTEAKNSFTLNQFKKTMEGIYTTSVNKQTLDECPFAYKPIDEIVNNIGDTVDIVEKITPIYNFKAAE, translated from the coding sequence ATGATTGAGATAAATGGTAAATATAACAATGCAATAGTTTATACTAAAAATATTGAAGAAGGTGCAGTAAAGCAGATTGAAAACTTGCTTAATCAGGAGTTTATAAAAGGAAGTAAGATAAGGATAATGCCGGATGTTCATAGTGGAGCAGGATGTACTATAGGGACCACAATGACAATTGATGATAAAATTGTTCCAAACCTTGTTGGTGTTGACATCGGTTGTGGTATAGAGGCTATAAAGATTAAAAATCGAAATATAGAGCTGCAAAAATTAGATAAGTTAATTTATAGCAAAATACCTTGCGGATTTAATATAAGAGATAAAGAGCATAAATTTAATGATGAAATTGACTTGAATGAGCTTAAATGTAAAAGCAAAGTTAACATTAATAGGGCTAGACGTAGTATTGGAACTTTAGGTGGTGGAAACCACTTTATTGAAGCAAATAAAGATAGTAAAGGAAATATATACATATCTATTCACTCAGGTAGTCGTCATTTAGGACATGAGGTTGCAAGTCTTTATCAAGAAGAGGCTTATAAATCAACTAATAATACAAAGGAAGATATACCGAAAGCTTTAGCTTATGTATCAGGACAGCTATTTGAAGATTATATTCATGATATGAAAATTGTTCAACTTTTTGCAGAATTAAATCGTAAGGCTATGATTCAGGAAATAATTAAAGGTATGAAGCTTGATGTGGTAGAACAATTTACAACTATTCATAATTATATAGATACGGAGAATATGATTCTAAGAAAAGGTGCAGTTTCAGCTAAGTACGGCGAAAAACTTTTAATACCAATAAACATGCGTGATGGTAGCCTTATTTGTATTGGAAAAGGTAATGAAAATTGGAATTTCTCAGCCCCCCATGGTGCAGGAAGACTTATGAGTAGGACAGAAGCTAAAAATTCATTTACACTTAATCAATTTAAAAAGACAATGGAAGGTATTTATACAACATCGGTAAATAAACAAACACTTGATGAATGCCCTTTTGCATATAAGCCTATAGATGAAATAGTAAACAACATAGGAGATACTGTAGATATAGTTGAGAAGATAACACCTATATATAACTTTAAAGCTGCAGAGTAG
- a CDS encoding HlyC/CorC family transporter produces MDPDSMWQIIVLLGLLFCSAFFSTSETALMSLSKIRVRYMVEEKVKGGDLVERLVKDPNKLLGTILVGNNIVNIGASALATSLALDFFGSKGVFISTGIMTLLVLIFGEITPKSLAAQFPEKVSLKVSKPLSFIVTLLNPIVIVLMYLTNGILNILGIKTDNAQPIITEEELRTIVAVSEEEGVLETEETQMIHNVFEFGDLQIKDVMIQRTDIVAIDIDLPFQQVIDKVKDEQFSRYPIYKEGIDNIIGVLNVRDLIFLDNKKDNFNIEEYVRKPYYTFEFKKISDTFTEMKKNRTHMAIVLDEYGGTAGIITIEDLIEEIVGDIEDEYDEFESEVQFVKDGEYIIIGSTKINTVNEILDTNFESEDFDSIGGLVIESLGRLPKLGEKVEYDNITLIVESIERNRIKTVKVYI; encoded by the coding sequence TTGGACCCTGATAGTATGTGGCAAATTATAGTTTTATTGGGACTTTTGTTTTGTTCTGCTTTTTTCTCTACATCGGAAACAGCGCTTATGTCATTAAGTAAAATTCGTGTAAGGTATATGGTAGAAGAGAAAGTAAAAGGGGGAGATTTAGTAGAACGACTAGTAAAAGATCCTAATAAACTTTTAGGTACAATTCTTGTAGGCAATAATATTGTAAATATTGGTGCGTCTGCATTAGCTACCTCATTAGCCTTAGATTTTTTTGGTAGTAAAGGTGTATTTATATCAACAGGGATTATGACATTATTAGTATTAATATTTGGTGAAATAACACCTAAATCCCTTGCTGCACAATTTCCAGAAAAAGTTTCATTAAAGGTTAGTAAGCCTCTTTCTTTCATCGTTACTTTGTTAAATCCAATTGTTATTGTTCTGATGTATTTAACAAATGGAATCCTGAATATACTAGGTATTAAAACTGATAATGCACAACCTATTATAACCGAGGAAGAACTGCGTACAATTGTTGCAGTTAGTGAGGAAGAAGGAGTTTTAGAAACGGAAGAAACACAAATGATACATAATGTTTTTGAATTTGGAGATCTTCAAATTAAAGATGTAATGATTCAAAGAACAGATATTGTTGCGATAGATATTGATCTTCCATTCCAACAGGTTATAGATAAGGTTAAGGATGAGCAGTTTTCTAGATACCCTATCTATAAAGAAGGTATAGACAATATTATTGGAGTTTTAAATGTTAGAGATTTAATTTTCCTTGATAATAAAAAGGATAATTTTAATATAGAGGAGTATGTAAGAAAGCCTTATTATACATTTGAATTTAAAAAAATTAGCGATACTTTTACAGAAATGAAGAAAAACAGAACCCATATGGCCATCGTGCTAGATGAATATGGAGGTACCGCTGGAATTATTACTATAGAAGATTTAATCGAAGAAATTGTCGGAGATATCGAAGATGAATACGATGAATTTGAAAGTGAAGTCCAATTTGTTAAAGATGGTGAATATATTATAATTGGCAGTACCAAGATTAATACAGTCAACGAAATTTTAGATACAAACTTCGAATCTGAAGATTTTGATTCCATTGGTGGCCTAGTCATAGAATCTCTAGGAAGATTACCTAAATTAGGTGAAAAAGTAGAATATGATAATATTACACTTATAGTAGAGAGTATCGAAAGAAATCGAATAAAAACAGTAAAGGTTTATATATAA
- the thiD gene encoding bifunctional hydroxymethylpyrimidine kinase/phosphomethylpyrimidine kinase: MKKVLSIAGSDCSGGAGIQADLKTFSAHGVFGMSVIVSIVAENTSRVIDIQDVTPDMIQKQIDAVFEDIEVDAVKIGMLSTPHCMKAVAEKLRQYKARNIVIDPVMYAKNGCPLMNPNAVDTLIKVVIPCADVLTPNIPEAEKISGMTISSMEDMEAAAKRIYEMGCRNVIVKGGHAIGNAIDVLYDGKQFYHYETYRINTKNTHGTGCTFSSAITSNLALGLPIPQAVEQAKQYVTTAIKHALSIGKGNGPTHHFYDLYRNGLQKSDVL; this comes from the coding sequence ATGAAAAAAGTATTGAGTATCGCAGGATCGGATTGCAGTGGAGGTGCCGGAATTCAGGCTGATTTAAAAACATTTTCTGCCCATGGCGTTTTTGGCATGAGCGTCATCGTGTCCATAGTGGCCGAAAACACAAGTCGTGTCATCGACATACAGGATGTTACACCAGATATGATTCAGAAGCAGATTGACGCTGTTTTTGAGGATATTGAGGTTGATGCTGTAAAGATAGGTATGCTATCCACACCGCACTGTATGAAGGCAGTTGCAGAAAAGCTCCGTCAGTATAAGGCGAGAAACATTGTAATTGACCCTGTAATGTATGCAAAAAACGGATGTCCGCTGATGAACCCAAATGCCGTTGATACGCTGATAAAGGTTGTTATTCCATGTGCAGACGTACTTACACCAAACATTCCAGAAGCAGAAAAGATTTCAGGTATGACTATCAGCTCTATGGAAGACATGGAAGCTGCCGCAAAGCGGATCTACGAAATGGGTTGCCGAAATGTTATTGTCAAGGGCGGTCACGCTATTGGTAATGCCATTGATGTTCTGTATGACGGCAAACAATTTTATCACTATGAAACATACCGTATCAACACTAAAAACACACATGGAACCGGCTGTACATTTTCGTCTGCTATCACATCTAACCTAGCCCTTGGACTACCTATACCACAAGCGGTGGAACAAGCAAAGCAATATGTAACCACCGCCATTAAACATGCTCTTTCTATTGGAAAAGGAAATGGGCCAACTCATCATTTTTATGACCTGTATCGAAATGGTTTACAAAAAAGCGATGTGCTTTAA